One window from the genome of Vanessa tameamea isolate UH-Manoa-2023 chromosome 13, ilVanTame1 primary haplotype, whole genome shotgun sequence encodes:
- the LOC113398494 gene encoding serine protease snake-like, with product MKLWIITIYFLIGSGGSTPLTTKRNKRQERWLWLGRKFNETVANYNLDLLPPFVTSTPATTTDDPCLYRPHKPDFKKPGRRISEAKCFQYIWERTNRENKSQKSDECFQLWLSKLQYKPHFAIGGRDTSPGEFPHMGAVGWRVVHGTWIFKCGCSLISSKFTLTAAHCTKSPRDPRLASPIPEIVRLGDKNIIDITVYFNKPIDAKILRIIVHPQYAAPKKYYDIALMELAERVEFSMNVQPACLWNNFNTDTLGTSATLTGWGVVETATKTTPPELQAAVVDIIDSEQCDTLLRPSCSRHWCGIQEHQICAGKLAGGVDACQGDSGGPLQMKIPLPVSREGSMHFVIGVTSFGIGCARPNLPGVYTRVSSFVDWIEGIVWPDE from the exons atgaaGCTGTggataataactatttattttttaatag GATCTGGTGGCAGCACGCCTTTAACAACGAAGCGCAACAAAAGG CAAGAACGTTGGCTTTGGCTTGGTAGAAAATTCAATGAAACTGTC GCAAATTATAATCTCGATTTGTTACCTCCATTTGTGACCTCGACTCCTGCCACTACGACAGATGATCCTTGCCTTTATCGACCACATAAACCGGATTTCAAGAAACCAGGACGCAGGATAAGTGAAGCTA aatgttttcaatatatatgGGAACGAACCAACAGAGAAAACAAAAGTCAAAAGAGCGATGAAT GTTTTCAGCTATGGTTGAGTAAACTCCAATACAAACCGCACTTTGCAATCGGCGGTAGAGATACATCACCGGGGGAATTCCCACATATG gGAGCAGTCGGTTGGAGGGTCGTACATGGGACGTGGATATTCAAGTGCGGCTGCAGTCTCATCAGCTCGAAGTTCACCCTAACTGCTGCACATTGTACAAAATCACCACGTGATCCGCGTTTGGCGAGTCCAATACCCGAGATTGTCAGACTTGGCGACAAAAATATAATCGACATA ACCGTCTATTTCAATAAACCAATAGATGCTAAGATTTTACGAATCATAGTCCACCCGCAGTATGCGgcaccaaaaaaatattatgatatagcgTTAATGGAACTGGCTGAACGTGTTGAATTCTCAATGAACGTGCAACCAGCCTGCCTctggaataattttaataccgACACTCTTGGAACATCAGCTACTTTAACTGGATGGGGAGTTGTTGAAACag ctACTAAAACGACACCTCCAGAATTACAAGCAGCTGTAGTGGACATCATAGATTCGGAGCAGTGTGACACTTTGCTGAGGCCGTCGTGCAGCAGACATTGGTGTGGTATTCAGGAGCACCAGATATGTGCTGGGAAACTAGCGGGCGGAGTGGACGCGTGTCAG GGTGACTCGGGCGGACCTCTTCAAATGAAAATACCTCTTCCTGTATCTAGGGAAGGTTCAATGCACTTCGTGATCGGCGTGACTTCATTTGGGATCGGATGCGCTCGACCCAACCTGCCCGGCGTCTACACCAGAGTTTCCAGTTTCGTTGATTGGATTGAGGGTATCGTGTGGCCTGATGAATGA